ACCCGGTGAAGAGAGTGCCCCGAAGCCTCCGCCGCCCGTACCACCCTGAGCCAAATAATCCATACCTGCGCCGAGAACCGAGGATGATTCTCCCGTTGTTGCGTTGAATGGGCGAAGCCATGATCCAGCCCTGCCACCCTGCCCAACTTGAACCGCTACTGATCCCCCAGGAGTCACTGACTGGCTGACGCTGGCACGCATTTCACCACCACCACCACCAGAGCCATTATCTGGTCCTCCACCACCACCAGCACCAATCACCAGTACTTGAAGCTGTCTTACACCTTGTGGAACAAGCCAGCCCCCTGAGCCGGGAAGGTAGGTTCGGGGGAAGGTTACAGCTGTGCCACCGCCAGCTAGAGCCCTCACCTGCTTAACGTCGGAGTAGACAATTTGTGTTGCAGCTAAATCAACCGCGCCGACTCGATCAAAGACCGTAGTGCCTGTTCCTTCGTTGAAATCCCAGTAAACTCCGGTGCCTGTGCTGGGTGCTTGCCGGGAATGCATGTCAGAAGCGACAGAAGAGCTGCGGTCTGACTGCCAAACCTTGACTTCATCGACTTGGCCGCTAAACAGCCAGTTTTGATTAGTAGTGCCTCGAGCCCAGCTGCCAATTGCAAAGTACTTGTTGGCTTGATTAACACCTGAGTCTGTTCGGGAACCTCTTGAATGAACGAGCGCTCCGTCGACGTAGAACAACGTATTAGTGGCTGTCATGACCAAGGAAACGTGGGTCCATCGATTTGGAAGCACCGCGACTCCAGTGTTTACTTGGACGTCCCATGCAGTTCCTGTGCCAACCCAATATCTCCAGGTCCCACTAACGTTCTGGATTGCGAACTTATGTTCCATGTTCACGAGTATTTGCTCTACAGCGGTTTGAGCTCCGGCGCCTGGGTTCACCCAGAGTTGAACACTGTAGGGATTGGTGCCAGTCGGTTGGAGAATGTTTCCCGCCGACGATAAACCAAGAATTGTGCCGTTACTTGTACCTGACAGGTTGGCGGCAAAGTCCACATCCGAATTCCAGCCAAGATCTTGATTAGCTTTCGCGCCGGACAGAGCTAGGAGAGTAAGGCATGCTGATGCTAAAACTGCTCCTAATGCAAGCCCAAGCTTGCGCAACCAACCGGTTGCGCTTCGCACAAGCTTCAGCTCTCTCATCAATCCCTCGTTTTTGGGTATGCCAAGGCACACCGTTTAGGCCCTTCAACCCTAGATAGGGGACCTGAGAGGGTGGACCGAAATCTTCGGTATACCGAAGCTAAAAAAGACTCACTTAACAAGAAAATCCCCTGGGTTTTGAACCCAGGGGATTGATTCTTTTTTAGAAGTTATTACTTCAGGGTTACCTTGGCGCCGGCAGCCTCAAGCTTTGCCTTTGCGTCCTCAGCAACGTCCTTCTTAGCACCCTCTAGAACAGCCTTTGGAGCGCCGTCTACTAGAGCCTTTGCCTCACCGAGGCCTAGGTTGGTGATGCCACGAACCTCCTTGATGACCTGGATCTTCTGGTCACCAGCGGACTCAAGGATTACGTCGAAGGAGTCCTTCTCCTCTGCAGCCTCAGCTGCACCGCCAGCGGCGGCAACTGCAACTGCTGCAACTGGAGCTGCAGCGGTAACCTCGAATACCTCTTCGAACTTCTTAACGAACTCAGAAAGCTCGATCAGGGTTAGCTCCTTGAATGCCTCAATGAGCTGGTCGGCAGTTAGCTTTGCCATTTGTATCTCCTAAGTGGTTTACGTCTTGTTAGTTGGACTCTTGCTTTTGACGCAGCGCGTCGACAACACGAACTGCCTGTGAAGGTAGTGCGTTGAAGGTGTAAGCAGCCTTGAACAGCGATGCCTTGATTGCGCCAGCGGCCTTGGCCAGTAGCACCTCACGGGTCTCGAGGTCAGCAAGCTTCTTCACATCTGCTTCGGATAGAGCGATGCCATCCATGACACCGGTCTTCACCACTAGCAGTGGGTTTGCCTTTGCAAAGTCCTTCAGTGCCTTTGCTACTGCAACGGCGTCGCCGTGCACAAATGCCAAAGCAGATGGGCCAAATAGTTGGCCGTCAAATGCGGTGACACCTGCGTTCTTTGCAGCAAGGGTTAGAAGGGTGTTCTTTGCAACAACGTAGGTTGCGTCATTAGCCATTGAGCGACGCAGCTCCTTGAGCTGAGTCACAGTGAGTCCGCGGTATTCAGTAAGCAGTACTGCGCTTGAGCTCTGGAACTTCTCCGTTAGCTCAGCGACAGTGGCTTTCTTGTCTGCCATGGCACTCCTTTTGTTGGTGCCGGCAAGAGAAAACAAAAATGCCCCGGCGCAAGCGCGCACGGAGCAAAACTCAAAAGAGTATCTCTTTACACACCTGCGCTGGCAGTCACTTTCGTGAACCCTTAGTCGAGGTGGTAGAACCTAGATTGCTCTTAGTTTTCCCAAACCCCGATACCGGCGGTCTTTGGCTTCCCAAAGCTTATTTGTTGCAGGGCTAATCCCGCAAGTTATTTCTTCCAAAAAGACAACCCCCGGCTCATATAGGCCGGGGGTTAACTTGGTTAGATCTTGTGTCTAGCGTCGGTAGCCACCACGGCCCTTAGAGGCATAGTTGCGCTGAGGAGCTCCGTGCTTGGCACGAATCTGGCTCTTTGCACGGTCCTTGTTCATCGACTCGAAACGGCTGTCGCCGAAATCTAGGAAGTCAACCACAGGTGGTGGGGCGATTGGGCCGGCAAGCTCCTCGATGATGGCATCGCCTGGCTCAACCTTGGTGTAGACGGCTTCGCGATCGGCACGATCCAGAAGACCCTCAATCTTGCGGGTTCTGCCTAGTGGCACGAGAGAGACCACGGTTCCAGAGCGACCGGCACGGCCTGTTCTTCCGGCGCGGTGTAGGTAGGTCTTGTACTCCTCTGGGAGGTCAAGCTGGATAACCAGTTTCACATCGTCAACGTGAATACCACGAGCAGCAACGTCGGTTGCGATCATGACGCGTGCTGCACCCTTGGTGAAGCGCTCGAGGTTCTTGGTGCGCTGAGCCTGGTTTAGGTCTCCGTGCAAACGAGCGGTTGGGACACCGGCATCGTTCAAGCTCTGAGCTAGTGCCTCAGCAGTTGACTTGGTTCTGACGAACACGATGCTCTTGCCGGTGCCCTGAACGAGACGGTGGAAAACCTGAGAGCGGTGCTGCGGCTCGATGACCAAAACCCTGTGCTCGATGTCAGAGGTCTCGTTGACCTCGCCTGGCACCTCGTAAACGAATGGGCTAGGCATGAATTTCTTCACAAGAGCTGCGACCTCGGAGTCCAAGGTTGCTGAGAAGAGAAGCTTCTGGCTGCCAGCGGCTGCCTCCAAGATGCGGTTTACCGGCTCAACAAAGCCAAGCTCACACATGTGGTCAGCTTCGTCCAAAACCACACGCTCACACTCAGACAGGTCAACTAGACCCTGAGCCATCAGGTCCTCTAGGCGACCTGGGGTAGCAATTGCAATGTCAACACCGCGGCGAAGGGCCTGCTCCTGACGGAACTGTGGCACACCACCGTAGATGGTGGTGGTGAAGAAGCCAACGCTCTTGGCAAGTGGTGCCAGGGTGTTGTCGATCTGCATCGCTAGCTCACGAGTTGGTGCCAACACCAAAGCCTTTGGCTTTAATGGCTGGCGAGGCTGGTTGCCAGCCTGAGCTAGGAAAGTAATTAGTGGCACACCAAAGGCAATGGTCTTACCAGAACCGGTCTTACCACGACCCAGGACGTGACGACCCTCCATAGCAGCCGGGATGGTAGCTGCCTGAATTGGGAACGGAGTTGCCGCACCCATCTTTGCAAGCTCCTGAGTTAGTCGCTCTGGAAGACCCATCTCCTGGAAGGTGGTGAAGGTCTCGGTGATGGTCTCACTCTCGAGCTTGGCTAGCTTCTTGTCTCCCTGAAAAGTCTTACCGGTTGCGCTCTTCTCGCGAGCGCCGGCAAATTTCTGGTTTCGATCCTGATCGCGTGCTACGCGGTCTGGACGATCAGACTTTGCTCTTGGGGTGAAGCCCTTGTCATCTGAGTAGGAGCGCTTCGCACGTGGTGCGGCATCGCGGTCTTCAAAGCTGCGCTTTGCTCTTGGGGCATCGTCGAAGCTGCGCTTAGCGCGAGGAGCATCGGTGCGCTCCTCGGCAAACTTGCTCTTGGCGCGCGGCTTGCGAGCTGCAAATTCACCCTCTGGCTTTGGGGCATAGTCGCCACGCTTTGAGGCGTAACCTGGGCGGCCATCGCGTTTGGTTGGTTTATTGGTCGACTCCCACTTAGGGGCGACGGCGCGTTTGTTTCCAGTTGATTTGGGCGCGCGTGCATAGCTATTGCTCATTATTGAGGATTCCTTAGAACGTGCCTAAGGATGGATTCCTCTAGCACTACGAAGCCCTAAGCCTAGGGCTAATACTCAAATAAAGATAGGGCTAGGAAACAAGTCCGCGGATTTTGAGCTCCGCGTGCAGAACTGCATCTGATGGCTCAACCAGGTGAACACCGTCTGCAAACTTGATAACCGGAATGTTGGTTCGACCCGAAATAGCCTGCGCCTTGTCCGCATTTTCCTTGGACTCTTCAACGTCAAACATCTCGTACTCAACACCCAGGGTGTTCAGTAGAGACTTTGATCGGCGGCAGTCGCCGCACCAGTCAGCACCGTAAAACTCAATCTCAGCCATCGCTACCTCAATCTCAAGCTATCTGGAATAAACAATTCGCCATCCTGGAAAGTAATTCCCTCCAAGGACCTAACCACGATATCTGCATCAGTGTGAAGAGCATGCTCGGTGACACCGACCAGTAGACCCGCTCCCGCCTCAAGACCCGCCTGGATCCCGGCTTGAGCATCTTCAAAAACCACACAGTCGGAGATGTCAAACCCGAGATTTTGAGCACCTTTTAGATAGGGCTCAGGATTTGGTTTGCCCTTTGAGACGTCGTAGGCAGTTACCAGCTCCGCTGGAACAGGAATGCCAGCGGCTTCCAATCTCGCCTTGGCTAAGAACGGGTTGGCACTGGTTACGACAGTCCAGGTTCCGGGCTTTAGAGAGCTGGTGAATTCTTTGGAGCCAGGCAGCGAGATCGTAAGGTGAGCTAGATCTTGCTCGAGTTGGTTAATAAAGTCGTTTGCCTCTTCGAATCCGGCTTCACCAACCAGCATCAAAACAATGTCTTGAGCACGTTTGCCGTGGTGATCCTTGGTTAGCTCGAAACCTGGAGAGTATTTCTCACCCCACTGTTTCCATGCGGCCATTGCGCCCTGCATGGAATCAACCAAGACTCCGTCGTTATCAAACAAGAGACCCTTGTAATAACTACGCAATCTGATCCTTCTTGGTGTTGCGCACTACCAAAGTGCGGTAGATACCAAACTCCGCCAGCGCGAGCAGGGTGATTGCGGGGAGCATCTTGCTGATGAACCAGGTCAGGTCAGCCGGCTTGATTGTTGGCATCAGAGCCTCAGTCATGCCTGGCTTATATTCAGGCCACTCTCTGAGCTCATCCACCGCGGTGGCACCGAAGGCAAAACTCATAATGGTGACAACCACTCCAAAGACGATGGTGATAACAAGGTTCAGGTTGACTGCCGCAATACCTCGCAACTTAGGCTTCGGCTCCAAAGGTCTGGCCAGTCTGACCTTTGCGGCAAAGCTGGTTCCGATGATGATCGAGGTTGCAATGATGGCCTGGATAACCACCCAGATCCAGACATCCAATGTGGTTCTGGTGGTGTCATAGACCACTAGTCCCAGGATCACCGCAATAGCGGTTCCAATAATTGGCGAGGCGTAGGCAAAGCCGACATAGCGCTGCAGCTTCGAGCGCTCCTCATCTTTTTCGGTGTTTTCAAGATCCGGTGCATCTTGACGGAAGACAAATGCAAACAGAATCAGGGTCACAACCATGATGGTGGCAAGCACGATTGGGACATATACGCCGAAGATGCGAATCAGTGCCGGCACGTCGCGGGAGTCATAGTTATTGAAAGCACCCAGGAAGTTACCGATCGCAAACACCGCACCGGCTACCAGAGCGACAATCACGGCAAGGTTGTTCAGGCGGTGCGAAGACTTGGCGAGCGCGGTGTCATTTTCGTTGCGAAGCTTTAGCGCTCGTCTTTGACCCCAGAGTGAGAAGCCCGAGAAGATTGCGATGCCGCTGAGGAATAGGTAGGTGGAAACCTGAACCTGGGGCTCGGTGAGCAGCTGGCCGTTATCGCCATACTGCGGATACGGATAGAACAGATCCGTGTAGATGGCTGTGATGAAGAAGATCCAGCCAAGAGTTAGACCAATCAGGGGCAAGATGACTGAGAGCTTTACTGCCTTTTCGTGGTTCATGCTCTAAGCCTAGACTTACCGCATGATTTTGGTAATTGGTGAAGCTCTCATTGACCTAATTGGCAAGGCCGACGGCGATGGTAAGTATCAGGCCGTGGTCGGTGGAGCAAACGCCAATGTCGCGCTGGCGCTAGCTCGACGCGGTGAACCACAAAAGTTCTTGGGTCGAATCTCGACTGATGGCTTTGGACAGATGATCAGACATCGCCTGGCCTCAAATGGAGTCGATCTTTCGCTTTCGGTCTCGGCCAGCGAGCAGACCTCTTTGGCGGTAGCCACAATTGGCCAAGGCGGTGGCGCGAGCTACAGCTTCTACCTAAATGGCACCGCCGATTGGGCATGGGCTGAGAACGAACTACCCACTGTGTCAGAGGTCAGTGCTCTGGGAGCTAGCTGCGTGCAGTATGGCTGTCTAACCATGGCGGTAGAGCCTGGCAGCAGCGTGGTAAGCAATTGGCTCGCTGGTCTATCTGGTCTAACCCGCTCGCACGATCTAAACATTCGCTCGTCTCTCGGTTTTGAAAGAGAGCGCGAGCTGGAGCGAGTGCTAAAGATCAATGACTACTCGGACATCATCAAGGCATCCGATGCAGATCTCTGGTGGCTGTTCGACTTGGCCGATGGCTCCGACATCGATGAGATTGCTCACGCCTGGAGTGATGGTGGTCGCCTAGTTGTGATCACTCGCGGTGGCGATGGTGCATCGCTTTACCGCGGCGGCAGACGCATTGATGTTTCTGCCCCAAGAATCTCCCTGGTTGACACAGTCGGAGCCGGGGACACCTTCATGGCAAATCTGCTCGGTGAACTTAGCTCCAGGGGTGCCTTAGGTGATAACCCACGAGAGCGACTGGTCGACCTAAATGAGGATGAGCTAATCGCCGCTGCCCACTTTGCTGCTGTAGCGGCAGGGTTAGTTTGCGAGCGACAAGGTTGTGAGCCGCCAACTAAGGCTGAGGTTCAGGCTCTACTTGGCTAATTGGTAGTTTGGCCTCAAATACAATCGGGCCCGCTCCGCGCAGTGAATACTCCAGGGTCAGCTCGGCGAAGATCTGGCTACCAAGACCAAAACTGGAGCGTTGAATAGCCGAGCCATCATTTTCAATCCTGAGATCAATTAGCTCTGAGCTTGAGTCGATGTCGATCTTGATCCGTTGTGGTTGGCCGTGTTTGATGGCATTGTTCACAGCCTCGCGCAGCACCTCGAGGGTGCAGTAGGCAGTGCCAGAGTTTTCGGCCAAAATTTGCGAGGCTCGGGCACTCACCTGATAGTTGATGTCACAGGTTGAATCCCACAGTTCACAGATCTGCTCGACCAAATCTTCGAAGCTTTCACCTGCCAAGTAATCCTCGCGGCCCAGCTTTGAAAGAGCGTGGTCGATGTCTTGTTTTACTCGGTCGAGATCTTGCTCGGTGGGGTGCTCCAGCTGAGCAAGACGCATGGCACTGGCGTTGAGCGCGGCCTGCACTGAACCGTGGAGCTCGGTTGCCAAAGTTTTTTGGCTGAGCCAAACTCGCTGTCGAAGTTTGGTGTTCAGAAGACGTAGATCCTCAACCACCTGCTCCAACTCTTGAATTGAGCGATCACGCTGCAGACCAGTAACCGCAAGTCCAAACATCAAGGTCATGGTCACAATAAAGAAGGCAATAGCTTGGGTCACAATTCTCGGCGGCAGTTCCAGGATCGGGAACGCAGTCAGCAAACTGACGCTGAACCCCAGTTGAAAAGCAACGACCAGCGATAGTGCAAAGGCTACGATCAACGGCAGCTCTCGATTACCAAGAAGCTTTCGCCAAAGCCAGATTTGCGAGCTAAACAGCACCAGCGCGGCTGCCAAAACCAGCAGCGCAATGAAGGGGCCCGACAGCACTGACGCCGTGGAGTAGCTCATGATCAAGATAAATGGAATCAGGGTTCCAAGCTGCAGCACTCGGTTGAATGAGATGTGGCTTGGTAGCACGAACTGTCCCAGTTGAGTCAGTTGAGTCTGTGATTTAGAGAGAGTTGGGAGCTCAAAACTCTTGGTTAGGTTGTGGGAAAGCGGCCTGACCACGTTGTCATTTAGCTCGCGCAGTGCCTGGATAGCTCGCGAGGCGTTCTTGGAAAGCTGGGCGTCACGAAGTAGCTTTCCCAACTCCCAAACTGCGGGGATGATGCTCTCTCTAACGCGAAGGATTTGCGCATCCCGCAATCGGACCAACTCGCCTTCAAAGCTGCGTTTTGAAAACTCAAGGTTCTCGCGCTCCAGCTCGAGCTCCGCTGCCAACTGCCGTTGAGCCAGGTGGGCGGCCACCAGAGAATTCATCAACAGATAGACAGTCAGCGTGAAAACCGGGCCGCCAACTAAGCGAAAGCCAAGATCCGAAGGTGGCACCATCTCAAGGGCACCGCCCGCCACCATGAATGTCGCGCCTCGAAAAAAGCCGGCCAAAACCAAAATCCCCGCAACGGTTATTGGCCGGGGTTTTTGCCAGCTGGACTTTCCCAGCAA
The genomic region above belongs to Aquiluna sp. KACHI24 and contains:
- the rplJ gene encoding 50S ribosomal protein L10, which codes for MADKKATVAELTEKFQSSSAVLLTEYRGLTVTQLKELRRSMANDATYVVAKNTLLTLAAKNAGVTAFDGQLFGPSALAFVHGDAVAVAKALKDFAKANPLLVVKTGVMDGIALSEADVKKLADLETREVLLAKAAGAIKASLFKAAYTFNALPSQAVRVVDALRQKQESN
- a CDS encoding HAD-IA family hydrolase; the encoded protein is MRSYYKGLLFDNDGVLVDSMQGAMAAWKQWGEKYSPGFELTKDHHGKRAQDIVLMLVGEAGFEEANDFINQLEQDLAHLTISLPGSKEFTSSLKPGTWTVVTSANPFLAKARLEAAGIPVPAELVTAYDVSKGKPNPEPYLKGAQNLGFDISDCVVFEDAQAGIQAGLEAGAGLLVGVTEHALHTDADIVVRSLEGITFQDGELFIPDSLRLR
- a CDS encoding PfkB family carbohydrate kinase, encoding MILVIGEALIDLIGKADGDGKYQAVVGGANANVALALARRGEPQKFLGRISTDGFGQMIRHRLASNGVDLSLSVSASEQTSLAVATIGQGGGASYSFYLNGTADWAWAENELPTVSEVSALGASCVQYGCLTMAVEPGSSVVSNWLAGLSGLTRSHDLNIRSSLGFERERELERVLKINDYSDIIKASDADLWWLFDLADGSDIDEIAHAWSDGGRLVVITRGGDGASLYRGGRRIDVSAPRISLVDTVGAGDTFMANLLGELSSRGALGDNPRERLVDLNEDELIAAAHFAAVAAGLVCERQGCEPPTKAEVQALLG
- the rplL gene encoding 50S ribosomal protein L7/L12, with amino-acid sequence MAKLTADQLIEAFKELTLIELSEFVKKFEEVFEVTAAAPVAAVAVAAAGGAAEAAEEKDSFDVILESAGDQKIQVIKEVRGITNLGLGEAKALVDGAPKAVLEGAKKDVAEDAKAKLEAAGAKVTLK
- a CDS encoding DEAD/DEAH box helicase produces the protein MSNSYARAPKSTGNKRAVAPKWESTNKPTKRDGRPGYASKRGDYAPKPEGEFAARKPRAKSKFAEERTDAPRAKRSFDDAPRAKRSFEDRDAAPRAKRSYSDDKGFTPRAKSDRPDRVARDQDRNQKFAGAREKSATGKTFQGDKKLAKLESETITETFTTFQEMGLPERLTQELAKMGAATPFPIQAATIPAAMEGRHVLGRGKTGSGKTIAFGVPLITFLAQAGNQPRQPLKPKALVLAPTRELAMQIDNTLAPLAKSVGFFTTTIYGGVPQFRQEQALRRGVDIAIATPGRLEDLMAQGLVDLSECERVVLDEADHMCELGFVEPVNRILEAAAGSQKLLFSATLDSEVAALVKKFMPSPFVYEVPGEVNETSDIEHRVLVIEPQHRSQVFHRLVQGTGKSIVFVRTKSTAEALAQSLNDAGVPTARLHGDLNQAQRTKNLERFTKGAARVMIATDVAARGIHVDDVKLVIQLDLPEEYKTYLHRAGRTGRAGRSGTVVSLVPLGRTRKIEGLLDRADREAVYTKVEPGDAIIEELAGPIAPPPVVDFLDFGDSRFESMNKDRAKSQIRAKHGAPQRNYASKGRGGYRR
- a CDS encoding glutaredoxin domain-containing protein, with the protein product MAEIEFYGADWCGDCRRSKSLLNTLGVEYEMFDVEESKENADKAQAISGRTNIPVIKFADGVHLVEPSDAVLHAELKIRGLVS